The Celeribacter marinus genome window below encodes:
- a CDS encoding sensor histidine kinase codes for MSENGLSTPNGTAEVSDASLTWLGRLAIAGFVAVAIAVVWFSNLLLTERYTILTRNRAEVRQALYAGNLISELQRNSIVPLLLSRDPVLASALSTDDYVTTSQHLITYVDEIGAASLLLLDESGRVVAATDRAELGRNGRLSPYFVDALRSNDTTFKAAKLESGAYEFTYARRIEVGGVLAGVIVVEVDLAKFETQWASISDAVLVVNSEGDIILSTEPKWRARKEAEALEVRDAPTAIERALRATSEWSNPAPEVYLGGEAVMRLESRIPFRGWRMASFTTYTSVRERVNGVLALEIMGFAILLSLGFYLTSRRAVSRAGLFQRESAELRQLNTRLQREISERKRAEKNLEVAEQTLAQSSKLAVLGEMSAAVSHELNQPLAAMKTYLAGAKLLLQRKRPDEALASFGRVDDLIERMAAITKQLKSYARKGSEHLEPIDLRDCVNAAMSMMEPQMRQRAVEITRTLPPEPVVVDGDRVRLEQVLVNLLRNAFDAGKTAPDPQIDIIVAGGAHASVSVRDNGSGIEDLDTLFEPFYTTKAPGDGVGLGLAISSGIVTELGGRLTAHNRPSGGAVFEMILPLSKQDEDEGTTDMRAAE; via the coding sequence ATGAGTGAGAACGGGCTTTCAACGCCAAACGGCACCGCAGAGGTATCCGACGCGTCTTTGACGTGGCTCGGACGTTTGGCGATTGCGGGGTTTGTGGCGGTGGCGATTGCGGTGGTGTGGTTTTCGAACCTGCTACTGACAGAGCGCTATACAATCCTGACCCGCAACCGAGCCGAGGTGCGTCAGGCGCTCTATGCCGGTAACTTGATCTCCGAATTACAGCGCAATTCCATTGTGCCGCTGTTGTTGTCGCGTGATCCTGTGTTGGCCTCGGCTTTGTCGACGGACGATTATGTCACGACCTCGCAGCACCTGATCACCTATGTGGATGAAATTGGCGCAGCATCTTTGCTATTGCTCGATGAGTCTGGCCGCGTTGTGGCCGCGACCGACCGTGCAGAGTTGGGCCGAAATGGACGTCTAAGCCCTTATTTCGTTGATGCTTTGCGCTCGAATGACACCACATTCAAGGCGGCAAAACTCGAAAGTGGGGCGTATGAGTTTACTTATGCGCGCCGCATTGAGGTGGGCGGTGTTCTAGCGGGTGTGATCGTGGTCGAGGTGGATTTGGCCAAGTTTGAAACCCAGTGGGCGAGTATTTCGGACGCTGTTTTGGTGGTCAATTCCGAGGGCGATATCATCCTGTCGACCGAGCCGAAATGGCGCGCACGCAAAGAGGCGGAGGCCTTGGAAGTGCGTGACGCACCCACGGCGATAGAGCGGGCGCTGCGGGCTACTTCGGAATGGTCCAACCCCGCGCCTGAGGTCTATTTGGGCGGTGAGGCCGTGATGCGGTTGGAAAGCCGTATCCCGTTTCGCGGGTGGCGCATGGCGTCCTTTACCACGTACACCTCTGTGCGTGAGCGGGTGAACGGGGTTCTTGCCCTTGAGATTATGGGGTTTGCGATCCTGCTGTCGCTCGGGTTCTATCTAACCTCGCGGCGCGCGGTCTCTCGTGCGGGTCTGTTTCAACGCGAAAGTGCCGAGTTGCGCCAGTTGAACACACGGTTGCAACGTGAGATTTCGGAGCGCAAGCGGGCGGAAAAGAACCTTGAGGTTGCCGAGCAAACCCTTGCACAATCAAGTAAATTGGCCGTTTTGGGGGAGATGTCGGCGGCGGTAAGCCACGAGTTGAACCAACCGCTCGCCGCGATGAAGACCTATCTGGCGGGGGCGAAATTGCTGTTGCAGCGCAAGCGCCCTGATGAAGCCTTGGCGTCTTTTGGCCGTGTTGATGATCTGATCGAGCGGATGGCGGCTATCACCAAGCAGTTGAAATCCTACGCCCGCAAGGGATCGGAACACCTTGAGCCGATTGATTTGCGCGACTGTGTGAATGCGGCCATGTCGATGATGGAGCCGCAGATGCGCCAACGCGCGGTTGAGATCACGCGGACCTTGCCGCCCGAACCGGTTGTGGTCGACGGGGACCGTGTGCGCCTTGAACAGGTGCTCGTAAACCTGCTGCGCAACGCGTTTGATGCGGGCAAAACAGCGCCCGATCCACAGATCGATATCATTGTTGCAGGGGGCGCACATGCCTCTGTGTCGGTGCGCGATAACGGGTCAGGGATTGAAGATCTCGATACTTTGTTCGAGCCGTTTTACACCACCAAAGCCCCCGGTGACGGGGTGGGGCTTGGCCTTGCGATTTCGTCGGGCATTGTGACCGAGTTGGGCGGGCGTTTGACCGCGCACAACCGTCCCTCGGGCGGCGCGGTGTTTGAAATGATCCTGCCCTTGTCCAAACAGGACGAGGATGAGGGCACCACAGATATGCGTGCGGCGGAATAA
- a CDS encoding sigma-54-dependent transcriptional regulator, producing MASAMKIAIVDDEQDMRQSISQWLALSGFDTETFASAEDAVKGLGPDYPGAVITDIKMPGMDGMQFLKKLMSVDSGLPVIMITGHGDVPMAVEAMRIGAFDFLEKPFNPDRMTELAKKATNARRLTLDNRALRRELSGGTGIMNKLIGASDVMERLREDILDLGQADSHVLIDGETGTGKTLVAHALHAVGARASKKFVMFSCAGREEAELSKRLFGPDPDGAAQPLIEEARGGTLVIEDIEALSEGLQARLLTWINEQGTPPETRVIAICNLQEQGRTCESALRPDLYFRLAAMKITTPPLRSRGEDILSLFTQLSQQFSEEYGCDAPEIAAQEAAQLLQAPWPGNIRQLINVAERAVLQSRRGSGSIASLLLAEDDSAEAQTMTTDGKPLKEYVEAFERMLIDNTMRRHKGSIVAVMDELCLPRRTLNEKMAKYGLQRSDYLG from the coding sequence ATGGCCAGTGCAATGAAAATCGCGATTGTGGATGACGAACAGGACATGCGCCAATCGATCAGCCAGTGGCTCGCCCTGTCGGGGTTCGACACCGAAACCTTTGCCAGTGCCGAGGACGCGGTTAAGGGACTTGGTCCCGATTACCCCGGTGCGGTGATCACCGATATCAAGATGCCCGGCATGGACGGGATGCAGTTCCTCAAGAAGCTGATGAGCGTCGATAGCGGCTTGCCCGTCATTATGATCACGGGCCACGGTGATGTGCCGATGGCGGTGGAGGCGATGCGCATTGGCGCGTTTGATTTCCTTGAAAAGCCGTTCAACCCCGACCGGATGACCGAACTGGCCAAAAAGGCCACGAATGCACGGCGTCTGACCCTTGATAACCGCGCGTTGCGCCGTGAATTGTCGGGGGGCACGGGGATTATGAACAAGCTCATCGGCGCGTCCGATGTGATGGAGCGGCTACGCGAGGATATTTTGGACCTCGGTCAAGCCGACAGCCATGTGTTGATTGATGGCGAGACGGGCACGGGCAAGACGCTTGTCGCGCACGCGCTGCACGCAGTGGGCGCGCGGGCCTCTAAAAAGTTTGTTATGTTCTCATGCGCAGGACGCGAAGAGGCGGAATTGTCCAAGCGTTTGTTCGGCCCTGATCCCGATGGCGCGGCACAACCGCTGATCGAGGAGGCGCGTGGCGGCACTTTGGTGATCGAGGATATTGAGGCGCTGTCCGAGGGCTTGCAGGCGCGTCTGCTCACATGGATCAACGAGCAAGGCACACCGCCCGAAACCCGTGTGATCGCGATTTGTAACTTGCAAGAGCAGGGGCGCACCTGCGAAAGCGCGCTGCGTCCCGATCTCTATTTCCGTCTGGCCGCGATGAAAATCACCACGCCGCCGCTTCGGTCACGCGGCGAGGATATCTTGTCGCTGTTCACCCAGTTGAGCCAACAGTTCTCTGAGGAATACGGCTGTGACGCGCCCGAGATCGCAGCACAAGAGGCCGCGCAATTGTTGCAAGCCCCGTGGCCGGGCAACATCCGCCAGTTGATCAATGTGGCCGAGCGGGCCGTATTGCAATCGCGGCGCGGGTCGGGGTCGATTGCCTCCTTGCTCTTGGCCGAGGACGATTCCGCAGAGGCACAAACCATGACCACGGACGGCAAACCGCTCAAGGAATATGTCGAGGCGTTCGAGCGCATGTTGATCGACAACACCATGCGCCGCCACAAAGGATCGATCGTTGCTGTGATGGACGAGTTGTGTCTGCCGCGGCGGACATTGAATGAGAAAATGGCCAAATACGGCCTGCAACGGTCCGACTATTTGGGATAG